A single Xenopus laevis strain J_2021 chromosome 3S, Xenopus_laevis_v10.1, whole genome shotgun sequence DNA region contains:
- the rhno1.S gene encoding uncharacterized protein LOC100127313 (The RefSeq protein has 3 substitutions compared to this genomic sequence) — protein sequence MPRKKQTACNARKQCLAFLESPKKGLCHEYGLPPEKAAHPVCVPTRPLDANASTSWVSPQFEQAEELHFPARQRLRHLSSNSTLQNRTRDGNRSQLRGGGTRHNACKFPSLSFTKGTSEAPRKRSVCARLRPAIPKQSGGTRPVLLSPLPQEDSYSKVMSPPNVRTPETSLNCNESTDLPNAIPAHRSPDREQDEHRDGFDSPVLEGLSRVLAEDTPEHEYGVKNTWRRRQQLMSYLKARGRLKSNQILVPT from the exons ATGCCTCGTAAGAAGCAGACCGCATGCAACGCACGCAAACAATGCCTGGCGTTCCTGGAGAGCCCGAAGAAGGGTCTGTGCCACGAGTATGGACTTCCTCCTGAAAAGGCCGCCCACCCTGTATGTGTGCCCACCAGACCTCTGGATGCCAATGCATCTACCTCTTGG GTCTCCCCGCAGTTTGAGCAGGCAGAAGAACTGCATTTCCCAGCGCGTCGGAGACTCCGTCATTTGTCCAGCAACAGCACTTTGCAGAACCGCACGCGGGATGGGAACCGCAGTCAGCTGAGAGGTGGTGGAACGAGACACAACGCCTGCAAATTCCCCTCCTTGTCGTTTACGAAAGGGACTTCTGAAGCACCAAGAAAACGCTCCGTTTGTGCCAGACTAAGGCCAGCGATTCCTAAACAAGCCGGGGGGACAAGACCTGTGTTACTCTCTCCCCTTCCACAAGAAGACTCATGCAGCAAAGTAATGAGCCCCCCAAATGTACGGACCCCAGAAACCAGCCTTAACTGTAATGAGAGTACAGACTTACCTAATGCAATCCCTGCCCATAGGTCACCGGATAGAGAGCAAGATGAGCACAGGGATGGGTTTGACTCCCCAGTGCTGGAGGGCCTCTCTCGTGTACTTGCAGAGGATACTCCAGAGCACGAGTATGGCGTGAAAAACACGTGGAGGCGGAGGCAGCAACTCATGAGCTACCTGAAAGCACGAGGACGGCTAAAAAGCAACCAGATTCTGGTGCCAACGTGA
- the foxm1.S gene encoding forkhead box protein M1 isoform X1 yields MRTSPRRPLILKRRKLSLPHQDATHCPGASEQGKAAMMKTANLPEQTLAHELEDMAPKSKADQETPGQNIVNEGGDTLGQSLAPTMRLPSNPPQSCPEDIPGFPSGVRIMGHPTMADAQLVIIPSQSNVQSIIQALTARGKEQGGPNKYIIISSESAIQTQAWHQGPQIKEEECVNSQSEATCISKQKPTGNSRKAKHRQEEQLNASLSNIQWLGNMSSESLGQYSIKEEQEDKENQIPECAKMEEEPQSFPDPQWPLSVTERPPYSYMALIQFAINSTPRKRMTLKDIYTWIEDHFPYFKHVAKPGWKNSIRHNLSLHDMFVRESEANNKVSYWTIHPQANRCLTLDQVFKTASPMSPADNEPQQKKMIPDIRKSFQSAACASNKERKMKPLLPRVNSYLIPVHFPVAQPVLLPALEPYAFGAESSDGQQSSKRVKIAPKATADDGESPKHLGLCSVKEEPDISNLKCEDLFQCKRVSSSRRKQQLLPPHSEEPELVLPESIASDSGLDTDFSFIQDASANPNQNLTSHPTQNCPSNVTQEGLLHLTHDGPSYLTQVSSSHFTQDDPCQFTKDDTFYFTQDNPIQLTQDEDYTFKTPIKEHFSKPPTSSTPSKPTDTGLLQPWESETSLPRDPVLDFSPVRIPQGSTFTPFKDNLGTLSFGDTPFKDFGIFGSPQNLLNALSPASSPLLRLESPCVSRQQKRCSKELQVGASANRSLLEGLVLDTVDDSLSKILLDISFSGMEEGNGLEVDGVWSQFLPEFK; encoded by the exons ATGAGAACAAGCCCACGCAGACCCCTAATACTTAAGAGACGCAAGCTCAGTCTTCCTCATCAAGATGCCACGCACTGCCCGGGGGCCTCCGAGCAGGGCAAAGCCGCCATGATGAAAACTGCAAATCTACCTGAGCAAACCCTTGCCCATGAGTTGGAGGATATGGCGCCCAAGAGTAAAGCAGATCAGGAGACTCCTGGGCAGAACATTGTGAATGAAGGTGGGGATACTCTGGGGCAAAGCTTGGCCCCTACAATGCGGCTTCCATCAAATCCTCCCCAAAGCTGTCCAGAGGACATTCCGGGATTCCCTTCAGGTGTACGGATCATGGGTCACCCCACAATGGCAGACGCCCAGCTGGTGATCATCCCTTCACAATCCAACGTTCAGAGCATCATTCAAGCATTAACTGCCCGAGGAAAAGAACAAGGCGGCCCCAACAAATATATCATCATCAGCAGCGAATCTGCTATTCAGACCCAGGcctggcaccaggggccccaaatTAAAGAGGAGGAATGTGTGAACTCGCAGTCAGAAGCCACGTGTATCTCCAAGCAAAAACCCACAGGGAACAGCAGAAAAG CCAAGCATCGACAGGAGGAGCAGCTGAATGCCAGCCTGTCTAACATACAATGGCTGGGGAACATGAGCTCCGAGTCCTTGGGGCAATACAGTATAAAGGAGGAACAAGAAGACAAAGAGAATCAGATCCCAGAGTGTGCAAAG ATGGAAGAAGAACCCCAAAGTTTTCCCGATCCACAATGGCCCCTCTCTGTCACTGAGCGTCCCCCATACTCCTACATGGCTCTGATACAGTTTGCCATCAACAGTACCCCCAGGAAGCGCATGACTCTAAAGGATATCTACACCTGGATAGAGGATCATTTCCCGTACTTTAAGCATGTGGCCAAGCCTGGTTGGAAG AACTCAATCCGACACAACCTCTCCTTGCATGATATGTTTGTCCGGGAAAGTGAGGCCAACAACAAGGTTTCCTATTGGACCATTCACCCGCAGGCCAATCGCTGCTTGACCCTGGACCAGGTATTCAAG ACTGCAAGTCCCATGTCGCCTGCAGACAATGAACCG cagcAAAAGAAAATGATCCCTGATATAAGAAAGAGCTTTCAGAGTGCAGCCTGTGCCAGCAATAAAG AAAGGAAGATGAAGCCTCTACTTCCCAGGGTCAATTCCTATTTGATTCCAGTCCACTTCCCTGTGGCTCAGCCTGTTCTACTTCCAGCATTAGAGCCATATGCTTTTGGGGCAGAAAGTTCAGATGGGCAGCAAAGCAGCAAGCGTGTGAAGATTGCTCCAAAG GCTACAGCAGATGATGGGGAGAGCCCTAAACACCTTGGGTTGTGTTCTGTTAAAGAGGAGCCTGACATCTCCAACCTGAAATGCGAAGATCTGTTCCAGTGTAAGAGGGTCAGCAGTtccagaaggaagcagcagcttCTCCCTCCGCATTCGGAGGAGCCGGAGCTTGTTCTCCCTGAGAGCATTGCGTCCGATTCTGGATTGGATACAGATTTTTCCTTTATTCAAGATGCTTCAGCCAACCCTAATCAGAATCTCACTTCCCATCCGACACAGAATTGCCCCTCCAATGTTACCCAGGAAGGACTTTTACATCTTACACATGACGGCCCATCCTACCTAACCCAGGTCAGCTCCTCCCATTTCACCCAGGATGACCCATGCCAGTTTACAAAGGATGACACTTTCTATTTTACCCAGGACAACCCTATTCAGCTTACTCAAGACGAGGACTATACCTTCAAGACCCCCATCAAGGAGCATTTCTCAAAACCGCCCACctcttccactcccagcaaaccgACTGATACAGGTCTTCTTCAACCTTGGGAATCCGAAACATCTCTTCCCAGAGACCCTGTGCTGGACTTCAGCCCTGTCCGTATCCCTCAAGGCTCAACTTTTACTCCCTTTAAAGATAACCTTGGAACTTTGAGTTTTGGGGACACTCCGTTTAAAGATTTTGGCATATTTGGATCCCCCCAGAACCTTCTGAATGCACTTTCTCCTGCTTCTTCTCCACTACTGAGGCTTGAGAGCCCTTGTGTGTCACGCCAGCAGAAGCGATGTTCTAAGGAGCTGCAGGTGGGGGCTTCTGCTAACCGCTCACTACTGGAAGGTCTAGTGCTGGACACGGTTGACGACAGTCtaagcaaaattctgctggacaTTAGCTTCAGTGGCATGGAGGAGGGCAATGGACTTGAGGTGGACGGTGTGTGGAGCCAGTTTCTTCCTGAATTCAAATGA
- the foxm1.S gene encoding forkhead box protein M1 (The RefSeq protein has 2 substitutions, 1 non-frameshifting indel compared to this genomic sequence): MRTSPRRPLILKRRKLSLPHQDATPCPGASEQGKAAMMKTANLPEQTLAHELEDMAPKSKADQETPGQNEGGDTLGQSLAPTMRLPSNPPQSCPEDIPGFPSGVRIMGHPTMADAQLVIIPSQSNVQSIIQALTARGKEQGGPNKYIIISSESAIQTQAWHQGPQIKEEECVNSQSEATCISKQKPTGNSRKAKHRQEEQLNASLSNIQWLGNMSSESLGQYSIKEEQEDKENQIPECAKMEEEPQSFPDPQWPLSVTERPPYSYMALIQFAINSTPRKRMTLKDIYTWIEDHFPYFKHVAKPGWKNSIRHNLSLHDMFVRESEANNKVSYWTIHPQANRCLTLDQVFKTASPMSPADNEPQKKMIPDIRKSFQSAACASNKERKMKPLLPRVNSYLIPVHFPVAQPVLLPALEPYAFGAESSDGQQSSKRVKIAPKATADDGESPKHLGLCSVKEEPDISNLKCEDLFQCKRVSSSRRKQQLLPPHSEEPELVLPESIASDSGLDTDFSFIQDASANPNQNLTSHPTQNCPSNVTQEGLLHLTHDGPSYLTQVSSSHFTQDDPCQFTKDDTFYFTQDNPIQLTQDEDYTFKTPIKEHFSKPTTSSTPSKPTDTGLLQPWESETSLPRDPVLDFSPVRIPQGSTFTPFKDNLGTLSFGDTPFKDFGIFGSPQNLLNALSPASSPLLRLESPCVSRQQKRCSKELQVGASANRSLLEGLVLDTVDDSLSKILLDISFSGMEEGNGLEVDGVWSQFLPEFK; this comes from the exons ATGAGAACAAGCCCACGCAGACCCCTAATACTTAAGAGACGCAAGCTCAGTCTTCCTCATCAAGATGCCACGCACTGCCCGGGGGCCTCCGAGCAGGGCAAAGCCGCCATGATGAAAACTGCAAATCTACCTGAGCAAACCCTTGCCCATGAGTTGGAGGATATGGCGCCCAAGAGTAAAGCAGATCAGGAGACTCCTGGGCAGAACATTGTGAATGAAGGTGGGGATACTCTGGGGCAAAGCTTGGCCCCTACAATGCGGCTTCCATCAAATCCTCCCCAAAGCTGTCCAGAGGACATTCCGGGATTCCCTTCAGGTGTACGGATCATGGGTCACCCCACAATGGCAGACGCCCAGCTGGTGATCATCCCTTCACAATCCAACGTTCAGAGCATCATTCAAGCATTAACTGCCCGAGGAAAAGAACAAGGCGGCCCCAACAAATATATCATCATCAGCAGCGAATCTGCTATTCAGACCCAGGcctggcaccaggggccccaaatTAAAGAGGAGGAATGTGTGAACTCGCAGTCAGAAGCCACGTGTATCTCCAAGCAAAAACCCACAGGGAACAGCAGAAAAG CCAAGCATCGACAGGAGGAGCAGCTGAATGCCAGCCTGTCTAACATACAATGGCTGGGGAACATGAGCTCCGAGTCCTTGGGGCAATACAGTATAAAGGAGGAACAAGAAGACAAAGAGAATCAGATCCCAGAGTGTGCAAAG ATGGAAGAAGAACCCCAAAGTTTTCCCGATCCACAATGGCCCCTCTCTGTCACTGAGCGTCCCCCATACTCCTACATGGCTCTGATACAGTTTGCCATCAACAGTACCCCCAGGAAGCGCATGACTCTAAAGGATATCTACACCTGGATAGAGGATCATTTCCCGTACTTTAAGCATGTGGCCAAGCCTGGTTGGAAG AACTCAATCCGACACAACCTCTCCTTGCATGATATGTTTGTCCGGGAAAGTGAGGCCAACAACAAGGTTTCCTATTGGACCATTCACCCGCAGGCCAATCGCTGCTTGACCCTGGACCAGGTATTCAAG ACTGCAAGTCCCATGTCGCCTGCAGACAATGAACCG cAAAAGAAAATGATCCCTGATATAAGAAAGAGCTTTCAGAGTGCAGCCTGTGCCAGCAATAAAG AAAGGAAGATGAAGCCTCTACTTCCCAGGGTCAATTCCTATTTGATTCCAGTCCACTTCCCTGTGGCTCAGCCTGTTCTACTTCCAGCATTAGAGCCATATGCTTTTGGGGCAGAAAGTTCAGATGGGCAGCAAAGCAGCAAGCGTGTGAAGATTGCTCCAAAG GCTACAGCAGATGATGGGGAGAGCCCTAAACACCTTGGGTTGTGTTCTGTTAAAGAGGAGCCTGACATCTCCAACCTGAAATGCGAAGATCTGTTCCAGTGTAAGAGGGTCAGCAGTtccagaaggaagcagcagcttCTCCCTCCGCATTCGGAGGAGCCGGAGCTTGTTCTCCCTGAGAGCATTGCGTCCGATTCTGGATTGGATACAGATTTTTCCTTTATTCAAGATGCTTCAGCCAACCCTAATCAGAATCTCACTTCCCATCCGACACAGAATTGCCCCTCCAATGTTACCCAGGAAGGACTTTTACATCTTACACATGACGGCCCATCCTACCTAACCCAGGTCAGCTCCTCCCATTTCACCCAGGATGACCCATGCCAGTTTACAAAGGATGACACTTTCTATTTTACCCAGGACAACCCTATTCAGCTTACTCAAGACGAGGACTATACCTTCAAGACCCCCATCAAGGAGCATTTCTCAAAACCGCCCACctcttccactcccagcaaaccgACTGATACAGGTCTTCTTCAACCTTGGGAATCCGAAACATCTCTTCCCAGAGACCCTGTGCTGGACTTCAGCCCTGTCCGTATCCCTCAAGGCTCAACTTTTACTCCCTTTAAAGATAACCTTGGAACTTTGAGTTTTGGGGACACTCCGTTTAAAGATTTTGGCATATTTGGATCCCCCCAGAACCTTCTGAATGCACTTTCTCCTGCTTCTTCTCCACTACTGAGGCTTGAGAGCCCTTGTGTGTCACGCCAGCAGAAGCGATGTTCTAAGGAGCTGCAGGTGGGGGCTTCTGCTAACCGCTCACTACTGGAAGGTCTAGTGCTGGACACGGTTGACGACAGTCtaagcaaaattctgctggacaTTAGCTTCAGTGGCATGGAGGAGGGCAATGGACTTGAGGTGGACGGTGTGTGGAGCCAGTTTCTTCCTGAATTCAAATGA